In Zobellia roscoffensis, the following are encoded in one genomic region:
- a CDS encoding ComEC/Rec2 family competence protein produces MKLLRFIPIKLTLVLILGIVAGNHLSPNLYFPLFAALILLLFLGVLRFTDKKNESPLFGYVTILTTFCIGILAVSLSLPKNKPHHYVNQDFSGNHTWRIQVSEVLKSSSFSNRYIGNVQTLDHKNAEGKVLISFPKDTTFQNLQVDDELVFFATPIEVRAPLNPHQFNYKAYLKDLGISHQFRLTKDEFITLQHPPATIYGIAAKARAHIIAQLRKAQFGKNELSIIQALLLGQRNDISEETYTDYKNAGAVHILAVSGLHIGILLVLLQFLLRPMERLPRGKTLKLFLVVLLLWGFALLSGFSASVVRAVTMFSFVAYSMYLNRPKNTFNILALSMFFILLVINPNLLFQVGFQMSYAAVLAIVWLYPLLQKLWFPKKKMVRKIWQLLSVSIAAQLGVLPISLFYFHQFPGLFFISNLLIVPALGLILGMGILVILLAILDALPNFLVFIYNTLIGWMNSIISWVAQQEAFIFKNISFDAVQMVIAYGILFLLIILLSQPNFKKVIALTIAIISFQLWGLYMEYQTSEKDVLLLAHQTKNTVFIHQNGRHLTAFTNDSIRIKNIVQDYSIAERILNTSHSISKNSYIWKDKSVLVIDSLGVVPTTETPVEYLILTQSPKLNLERAISTLKPKYIIADGSNYTSYINRWKRTCIKRKLPFHATGEKGAYYFEHSN; encoded by the coding sequence ATGAAATTACTACGCTTCATACCCATCAAACTTACATTAGTTTTGATTCTGGGTATTGTAGCTGGAAATCATCTTAGTCCGAATCTATACTTCCCGCTATTTGCTGCTCTTATTCTGCTTCTATTTTTAGGGGTTTTACGCTTCACGGATAAAAAGAACGAGTCCCCGCTCTTTGGTTATGTTACTATTTTAACCACTTTCTGTATTGGCATTTTAGCCGTATCACTCTCACTTCCCAAAAATAAACCCCATCATTATGTCAATCAGGACTTTTCAGGAAACCATACATGGAGGATACAAGTTTCGGAGGTTTTAAAGTCCTCGTCTTTTTCAAATCGATATATTGGTAACGTCCAAACACTAGACCACAAAAATGCGGAAGGCAAGGTCTTAATCAGTTTTCCTAAAGACACCACGTTCCAAAACCTTCAGGTAGATGATGAATTAGTATTTTTCGCTACTCCTATTGAAGTTAGAGCTCCATTAAATCCACATCAATTTAACTACAAGGCATACTTAAAAGATTTGGGTATATCACACCAATTTAGATTGACCAAAGATGAGTTTATTACGCTACAACATCCTCCCGCTACCATTTATGGCATAGCTGCAAAAGCTCGTGCCCACATCATCGCCCAATTACGCAAAGCCCAGTTTGGCAAAAATGAACTAAGTATTATTCAAGCTTTACTCCTAGGACAACGAAACGATATCTCCGAAGAAACGTATACCGATTATAAGAATGCCGGAGCGGTTCATATTCTTGCTGTGTCCGGACTTCATATTGGCATTCTACTGGTACTACTGCAATTCCTTTTACGCCCCATGGAACGGCTCCCAAGAGGGAAAACTTTAAAACTTTTTTTGGTTGTACTTTTACTCTGGGGCTTCGCCCTCTTGTCCGGATTTTCCGCATCTGTCGTTAGAGCGGTTACCATGTTTTCTTTTGTAGCCTACAGCATGTATTTGAATAGACCTAAGAACACATTTAATATTCTTGCCCTATCCATGTTCTTCATTTTGTTGGTAATAAATCCCAACCTACTTTTCCAAGTGGGTTTTCAAATGAGTTATGCTGCTGTTTTGGCTATTGTTTGGCTCTATCCTCTTTTACAAAAATTATGGTTCCCAAAGAAAAAAATGGTCCGCAAGATATGGCAATTGCTTTCTGTTAGTATCGCAGCGCAGTTAGGTGTGCTTCCTATAAGTCTATTTTATTTCCATCAATTTCCCGGATTATTTTTTATTAGCAATTTACTTATCGTACCAGCATTGGGGCTCATTTTAGGGATGGGTATCTTAGTAATATTGCTAGCAATACTAGATGCTTTACCCAACTTTTTAGTTTTTATCTATAACACCTTAATCGGGTGGATGAATTCTATTATCAGTTGGGTTGCCCAACAGGAAGCTTTTATTTTTAAGAACATCTCTTTTGATGCCGTCCAAATGGTGATTGCTTACGGTATTCTATTTCTGTTGATAATTCTACTGTCCCAACCTAACTTTAAAAAGGTAATTGCACTTACCATTGCAATTATCAGCTTTCAACTATGGGGTTTGTATATGGAGTATCAAACTTCTGAAAAAGATGTATTACTGCTGGCGCATCAAACCAAAAATACCGTATTCATACATCAAAACGGGAGGCACTTAACAGCCTTCACAAATGATTCTATTCGTATAAAAAACATCGTTCAGGATTATAGTATTGCCGAACGAATATTGAACACATCTCACTCTATATCAAAAAACAGCTATATCTGGAAGGACAAGTCGGTTTTAGTAATTGACAGCCTTGGAGTTGTTCCAACTACCGAAACGCCGGTAGAATATCTTATTCTCACCCAATCCCCCAAGCTGAATCTTGAAAGAGCTATTTCTACTTTAAAACCAAAATATATCATTGCTGATGGCAGCAATTATACTTCTTATATCAATAGGTGGAAACGAACCTGTATAAAAAGAAAACTCCCTTTTCACGCTACAGGCGAAAAGGGAGCTTATTATTTTGAACATTCTAATTAA
- a CDS encoding C40 family peptidase, with protein sequence MVYTLDVQSRKVTIRMLRKLFFILTISLVASCGSSKKKVAQSQPRKISVAAKTTEDPKRERVTVRKSSTVKNSKADDVIDSALKFSGVRYKFGGTTKKGMDCSGLLYVAFGENDIKLPRTSYHMAEEGKNIRVRDVEKGDLLFFKTSKRSKRINHVGMVVSVKGDEIKFVHSSSSRGVIVSSLREGYWNSAFIKATRIL encoded by the coding sequence TTGGTATATACCCTTGATGTTCAATCAAGAAAAGTAACGATACGCATGCTTCGGAAACTCTTTTTCATATTAACTATAAGCCTAGTTGCCAGTTGTGGCTCCTCTAAAAAGAAAGTCGCCCAAAGTCAGCCGCGTAAGATAAGTGTCGCTGCTAAAACTACGGAAGACCCTAAAAGAGAACGCGTAACGGTCAGAAAATCCAGTACAGTAAAAAACTCAAAAGCGGATGATGTTATTGATTCCGCCTTAAAATTCTCAGGTGTGCGATACAAATTTGGGGGTACTACAAAGAAAGGAATGGACTGCTCGGGCCTTCTGTATGTTGCCTTTGGCGAAAATGACATCAAACTGCCACGCACTTCTTACCATATGGCCGAAGAAGGTAAAAACATTCGTGTGCGCGATGTAGAGAAGGGAGATTTACTATTCTTTAAAACCAGTAAACGGAGTAAACGCATTAATCACGTAGGCATGGTGGTTTCGGTAAAGGGCGATGAAATTAAGTTTGTTCATTCATCATCTTCTCGTGGCGTTATCGTATCTTCTTTGCGAGAAGGGTACTGGAACAGTGCCTTCATAAAAGCCACCCGAATCCTGTAA
- the lpxB gene encoding lipid-A-disaccharide synthase, whose translation MKYYIIAGEASGDLHGSNLMKALIAKDPDADIRFWGGDLMQKAGGTLVKHYKEMAFMGFLEVLMNLGTIAKAIKFCKADIEKFQPDVIVFIDYSGFNLRIGKWAKEKGFKTNYYISPQIWASREGRIKDIKRDIDAMHVILPFEKEFYEKKHNYPVNFVGHPLIDAIEGRNSVDEQQFRKENNLDPDKLIIALLPGSRKQEVQKMLNLMLSVVKDFTAYQFVIAGAPSLDHDFYEPFLKNPNVNFVTNKTYDLLSISHAALVTSGTATLETAIFKVPQVVCYKANWLSYQIAKRIITLEFISLVNLIMKKEVVKELIQNDLTTNNIRTELNKILEGPARIAQIQAYNELEKKLGGRGASKNAATLIIENV comes from the coding sequence ATGAAGTACTACATCATAGCAGGCGAAGCATCTGGAGACCTACACGGCTCTAACCTCATGAAAGCTCTTATTGCCAAAGACCCTGATGCGGACATTCGCTTTTGGGGTGGAGACCTTATGCAAAAGGCTGGCGGTACTTTGGTAAAGCATTACAAAGAAATGGCCTTTATGGGCTTTTTAGAAGTGCTTATGAATTTAGGTACAATTGCAAAGGCCATTAAATTCTGTAAAGCTGATATTGAAAAGTTTCAACCAGATGTTATCGTTTTTATTGACTATTCCGGTTTTAACCTACGTATTGGCAAATGGGCAAAAGAGAAAGGTTTTAAAACCAACTACTACATATCTCCTCAAATCTGGGCTTCTAGGGAAGGTCGCATTAAAGACATCAAAAGGGATATTGATGCCATGCACGTAATACTTCCATTTGAGAAAGAATTTTACGAAAAGAAACACAATTACCCAGTTAATTTTGTGGGCCACCCGCTTATTGATGCTATTGAAGGCCGAAATTCCGTTGACGAGCAGCAATTCCGAAAAGAAAACAATCTAGACCCTGACAAATTAATTATTGCCTTGTTACCTGGTAGCCGAAAGCAAGAAGTTCAAAAAATGCTGAACCTGATGCTATCCGTCGTTAAAGACTTTACCGCTTATCAGTTCGTAATAGCAGGCGCACCTAGTCTTGACCATGATTTTTATGAGCCGTTTCTTAAAAATCCCAACGTTAATTTTGTAACCAACAAAACGTACGACCTCCTTAGCATATCGCATGCCGCTTTGGTCACGAGTGGTACGGCCACACTTGAAACCGCCATTTTTAAAGTACCGCAAGTAGTTTGTTATAAAGCCAACTGGCTGTCTTACCAAATTGCCAAACGCATTATAACGCTTGAATTCATTTCTCTTGTAAACCTGATTATGAAAAAAGAGGTGGTAAAAGAGCTGATTCAAAATGATTTGACCACCAATAATATCCGAACCGAACTGAACAAAATACTAGAAGGACCTGCTCGCATAGCCCAAATACAGGCTTATAACGAGCTAGAGAAAAAACTAGGCGGTAGAGGCGCCAGCAAGAATGCCGCTACCCTTATCATAGAAAATGTTTAA
- the surE gene encoding 5'/3'-nucleotidase SurE, which translates to MKKPLILVTNDDGITAPGIRALIRYMKDIGDVVVVAPDGPQSGQGHAITIDNTLHANKIVVDEKQGALEEYSCSGTPADCVKMALQELLNRKPDICVSGINHGSNSSINVIYSGTMSAAIEAGIEGIPAIGFSLCDYSWNADFDQAGEIIKKIVSESLENSIPKGVVLNVNIPKAQKENIKGIKICRQARANWKEKFDKRTSPAGKDYYWLTGEFELLDKGEDTDEWALANNYVSIVPTQFDLTAHHAIQQLNGWQFE; encoded by the coding sequence ATGAAAAAACCTTTAATCTTAGTCACAAACGATGACGGAATTACAGCCCCAGGCATTCGTGCACTAATCCGCTACATGAAAGACATAGGAGATGTTGTTGTGGTTGCCCCAGATGGCCCACAATCTGGTCAAGGACACGCTATAACCATAGATAACACCTTGCATGCCAATAAAATTGTGGTAGATGAAAAACAGGGTGCTTTAGAAGAATATAGTTGCAGCGGAACTCCTGCCGATTGTGTAAAAATGGCACTCCAAGAATTATTAAACCGCAAACCAGATATATGTGTAAGCGGCATAAACCACGGCTCCAACTCTTCTATTAACGTTATCTACTCAGGAACGATGAGTGCTGCCATCGAGGCCGGAATTGAAGGTATTCCCGCCATAGGTTTTTCACTTTGTGACTATTCTTGGAATGCTGATTTTGATCAAGCAGGAGAAATTATCAAGAAAATAGTTAGTGAATCATTGGAAAATAGTATCCCAAAAGGAGTGGTATTGAACGTTAATATTCCAAAAGCTCAAAAAGAAAACATAAAAGGCATAAAAATCTGCCGACAAGCACGTGCCAACTGGAAAGAGAAATTTGACAAGCGTACCAGTCCGGCTGGTAAAGATTATTATTGGCTAACAGGTGAATTTGAATTATTGGATAAAGGTGAGGATACGGACGAGTGGGCATTAGCCAACAATTACGTATCTATTGTCCCTACTCAGTTTGACCTTACTGCACATCATGCCATTCAACAATTGAACGGGTGGCAATTTGAATAA
- a CDS encoding carboxy terminal-processing peptidase, producing the protein MKRNLAYSLLVMLISVASCSFTNKSFETDDKDKLLLDLITYVLEKGHYEPKNIDDDFSVSVFEDFIDVLDPTKRYFLEEDVQEFEQYKFQLDDQIKSTDISFFNLVYDRLVQRMEEAKVLYKEVLEKPFDYSKKESINVDYEKMTFAASRKDLKERWRQQLKYATLGTYDSKMKGVERGDVFEGKEGSEKSKPMTPKEAEKSARVSTQKTLDEFFDFVNDLERKDWFVQYINTIVDEFDPHTYYFAPDEKDKFDTSMSGKFEGIGARLQKKPEGAKIVDIISGGPVWRDARLEVGDLILKVGQEGEEPINIVGMRLDDAIKLIKGPKATIVELTVRKIDGSLDIVELTRDVVELEESFAKSASIIKSDEKFGIIDLPKFYVDFDDYTERNAATDVAKEVERLKEEGAEGLIIDLRDNGGGSLKTVVEMAGLFIKDGPIVQVRSSGKGKDVYDDKDERIQWDGPLVILVNELSASASEILAAAMQDYKRAIVIGSKQTFGKGTVQNVIPLDNIVRSNDHGDLGAIKLTTQKFYRINGGSTQLEGVKSDVVVPDKYSYIDLGERDQANPLKWDKISPADYKPWDGYIDYEQTVANSTKRMANNPQIKLIEENAKWLKSESDEMEISLNYDAYRADEKEHKKKSDYFKVIGDYDSKLSFGSLKYEEQLFTKDSVLREKRDRWHKALAKDVYVEEAVNVLEDLKNNKIEHGKLAAVKG; encoded by the coding sequence ATGAAAAGGAATCTTGCCTATTCTCTTTTGGTAATGTTAATATCAGTTGCTTCATGCAGCTTTACCAATAAGTCTTTTGAGACCGATGACAAAGACAAATTACTGTTAGATTTAATTACTTATGTGCTTGAAAAGGGACACTATGAGCCTAAAAATATCGATGATGATTTTTCGGTAAGTGTTTTTGAGGATTTTATTGATGTTCTGGATCCTACAAAGAGATATTTCTTGGAAGAGGATGTTCAGGAATTTGAGCAATATAAGTTTCAATTGGACGATCAAATAAAAAGTACAGATATTTCTTTTTTCAACTTGGTGTATGATAGGCTCGTACAACGTATGGAAGAAGCTAAAGTATTGTATAAAGAGGTTCTGGAAAAACCTTTTGATTACAGTAAAAAAGAGAGCATCAATGTAGATTATGAGAAAATGACTTTCGCAGCTTCAAGGAAAGACTTGAAAGAGCGTTGGAGGCAACAGCTTAAATATGCCACTTTAGGAACATATGATTCTAAAATGAAAGGTGTTGAAAGAGGTGATGTATTTGAAGGAAAAGAAGGGTCTGAAAAGTCGAAGCCAATGACACCTAAAGAGGCAGAAAAATCGGCTAGGGTATCTACGCAGAAGACCTTAGATGAGTTTTTCGATTTCGTAAATGATTTAGAGCGTAAAGATTGGTTTGTACAATATATTAATACGATTGTAGATGAATTTGACCCTCACACCTATTATTTCGCGCCTGATGAAAAAGATAAGTTTGACACAAGTATGTCAGGTAAGTTTGAAGGTATCGGAGCGCGATTGCAAAAGAAACCAGAGGGTGCTAAAATTGTAGATATTATTTCTGGAGGACCAGTATGGAGAGATGCTCGTTTGGAAGTGGGAGACCTTATTCTTAAAGTAGGTCAAGAAGGTGAAGAGCCAATTAATATTGTAGGCATGCGTTTAGACGATGCTATTAAATTGATAAAAGGCCCTAAAGCTACTATTGTAGAGCTTACAGTTCGTAAAATAGATGGATCTTTAGATATTGTAGAGCTAACTAGAGATGTTGTAGAGCTTGAAGAGTCTTTTGCAAAATCGGCAAGTATAATCAAGAGTGATGAGAAGTTTGGTATTATTGATTTGCCTAAGTTTTATGTTGATTTTGATGATTATACGGAAAGAAATGCAGCTACTGATGTGGCTAAAGAAGTAGAGCGATTGAAAGAAGAAGGCGCCGAAGGTCTTATTATAGATTTGAGAGACAATGGTGGTGGGTCTTTAAAGACTGTTGTTGAAATGGCAGGTCTTTTTATTAAAGACGGACCAATAGTTCAAGTTCGTTCTTCTGGAAAAGGTAAGGATGTTTATGATGATAAAGATGAGCGCATTCAATGGGATGGCCCATTAGTAATCTTGGTTAATGAGTTATCTGCTTCTGCTTCTGAAATTTTGGCAGCTGCAATGCAAGATTACAAGAGAGCTATTGTTATTGGTAGCAAGCAAACTTTCGGAAAAGGAACCGTGCAGAACGTAATTCCTTTGGATAACATTGTAAGAAGCAATGACCATGGAGATTTAGGTGCTATTAAATTAACTACCCAGAAGTTCTATCGTATTAACGGTGGGTCTACTCAATTAGAAGGAGTTAAAAGTGATGTAGTCGTTCCAGACAAGTATAGCTATATTGATTTAGGTGAAAGAGATCAAGCAAACCCTTTAAAATGGGATAAAATATCTCCAGCAGATTATAAGCCATGGGATGGTTATATTGATTATGAGCAGACGGTAGCTAATAGTACAAAGAGAATGGCTAACAATCCGCAAATAAAACTGATTGAGGAAAATGCTAAATGGTTAAAGTCGGAAAGTGATGAAATGGAAATTTCGTTAAACTATGATGCGTATCGAGCAGATGAAAAAGAACACAAGAAAAAATCTGATTACTTTAAAGTGATAGGTGATTATGATTCTAAACTATCTTTTGGGTCATTGAAGTATGAAGAGCAGTTGTTTACTAAAGATTCTGTATTACGTGAAAAGCGTGACAGATGGCACAAGGCCTTGGCTAAAGATGTCTATGTAGAAGAAGCTGTAAACGTGCTTGAAGATTTAAAGAACAATAAAATTGAACACGGTAAATTGGCCGCTGTTAAAGGATAA
- a CDS encoding peptide-methionine (S)-S-oxide reductase yields the protein MVLHKIALGGGCHWCTEAVFQSLKGVNKVEQGFVASSGNNSSFSEAVIVHFTPTTISLKTIIEIHLHTHKSVSNHSMRSKYRSAIYTFSTEQETETSIILNTLETCFDNKLITTVLPFVAFKPSEIQFKNYYYSNPEKPFCQSYIHPKLQLLLSRFGEHTKENL from the coding sequence ATGGTGTTGCACAAAATAGCTTTAGGAGGTGGTTGTCACTGGTGTACAGAAGCCGTTTTTCAATCCTTAAAAGGTGTAAACAAAGTTGAACAAGGTTTTGTTGCTTCATCTGGAAACAATAGTTCCTTCTCCGAAGCTGTCATAGTCCATTTCACCCCTACTACCATCAGCTTAAAAACTATAATAGAAATTCATCTTCACACCCACAAAAGTGTGTCTAACCATAGTATGCGCAGCAAATATCGTTCTGCAATCTATACATTTTCAACAGAACAAGAAACTGAGACTAGTATAATCCTGAATACATTAGAAACCTGTTTTGATAATAAATTGATTACCACGGTACTCCCTTTCGTTGCTTTCAAACCTTCTGAAATACAGTTCAAAAATTACTATTATAGCAACCCTGAAAAGCCATTTTGCCAAAGTTACATTCACCCTAAGCTACAATTATTGCTTTCTAGGTTTGGCGAACACACAAAAGAAAATCTGTAA
- a CDS encoding peptide methionine sulfoxide reductase yields MTPLLKRIRKLPVGYCQVIYNEKRYGVTRSDFNNGNSHKVYAEELGGNDFISLNYYVTSNLENLKPCEMPFKKVEDFLNGFQLT; encoded by the coding sequence ATGACCCCATTGCTAAAACGTATTAGAAAATTGCCTGTGGGCTATTGCCAAGTAATCTACAACGAGAAAAGATATGGGGTAACCCGATCTGATTTCAATAATGGCAATAGCCACAAGGTATATGCAGAGGAATTAGGTGGAAATGACTTTATTAGCCTCAATTACTATGTTACCTCCAACTTAGAAAATCTAAAACCGTGTGAAATGCCATTTAAAAAAGTAGAAGACTTTCTAAACGGGTTTCAACTTACCTAA
- the msrA gene encoding peptide-methionine (S)-S-oxide reductase MsrA codes for MENKNLETATLGGGCFWCIEAVLQELKGIEKLVSGYTGGTAPGKPTYKEVCSGLTGHAEVVQVTFDPSVISYQDLLIVFMTSHDPTSLNRQGGDVGTQYRSVIYYHNDTQKTVAETVIKELVSYFEDPIVTELSALPVFYDAEDYHQDYYRNNTSQGYCSAVITPKLAKLRKMHTDKLKGVSA; via the coding sequence ATGGAAAATAAAAATTTAGAGACAGCCACCCTAGGAGGAGGATGTTTTTGGTGTATAGAAGCAGTTTTACAAGAATTAAAAGGTATTGAGAAATTAGTCTCCGGCTATACGGGCGGTACTGCACCTGGCAAACCTACTTATAAAGAAGTATGCTCTGGGCTTACGGGTCATGCAGAGGTAGTACAGGTAACTTTTGACCCTTCCGTAATCTCATATCAAGATTTGTTGATTGTTTTTATGACGAGTCATGACCCTACTTCACTTAACAGACAAGGCGGTGATGTTGGTACGCAATACCGTTCTGTAATCTACTATCATAATGATACACAAAAAACAGTTGCTGAAACGGTAATTAAAGAATTAGTTTCTTACTTTGAAGACCCAATTGTTACCGAATTAAGCGCTCTGCCGGTTTTTTACGACGCCGAGGACTATCACCAAGATTATTATAGAAACAATACCTCACAAGGGTATTGTAGCGCTGTAATCACTCCGAAGTTGGCTAAACTTAGAAAGATGCATACCGACAAACTGAAAGGTGTCTCAGCTTAA
- the msrB gene encoding peptide-methionine (R)-S-oxide reductase MsrB, whose amino-acid sequence MLTWKDVISFSVNGNPEPDKRVEKTEAEWRETLSPEQFRITRKKGTEQAHTGALCSAHDAGKYNCICCDTPLFDSTIKFESGTGWPSFTQPIKENAIKYEKDSSFGMIRVEVMCNTCDAHLGHIFPDGPEPSGLRYCINSESMKLQKESITNGK is encoded by the coding sequence ATGCTTACATGGAAAGATGTAATTAGTTTTAGTGTAAACGGAAATCCAGAACCGGATAAAAGGGTAGAAAAAACTGAAGCCGAATGGCGAGAAACACTTAGCCCTGAACAGTTCAGAATTACTAGAAAGAAAGGCACAGAACAAGCGCATACTGGTGCTTTATGCAGTGCCCATGACGCAGGAAAATATAATTGTATTTGTTGTGATACGCCTTTATTTGATTCAACCATTAAATTTGAATCAGGGACAGGTTGGCCAAGTTTTACACAACCCATAAAAGAAAATGCCATTAAATATGAGAAAGATTCTTCTTTTGGTATGATTCGGGTAGAGGTTATGTGCAATACTTGCGATGCCCATTTAGGACATATTTTCCCCGATGGCCCTGAACCAAGTGGCCTACGCTACTGCATTAATTCAGAATCAATGAAACTACAAAAAGAAAGCATTACAAATGGAAAATAA
- a CDS encoding DNA/RNA non-specific endonuclease: MNKTSKNKLIYSVLMLACIAGFWLFENFYTPDTYSQQTENGPTTSVASNLIPGSTTGDIVEHSHYMLSYNEPFEQAEWVAYTLKKEHLTNDDRKRPYFIEDPKVRTKSADWRNYKGSGYDRGHLCPAGDRRFTEQAYNETFYTSNISPQDREFNAGIWNELEMQVRIWAKQHGEIFVITAGVLEEGLDEIGQEDVDVPRYYYKIVARGNGDDLKILAFLMEGKQSSKPLKRFVVSVHEVEKRTGIDFFQKISKQQQDQLEAKVDTGSWKFKF; this comes from the coding sequence ATGAATAAAACCTCCAAAAATAAACTTATATATTCTGTATTAATGTTGGCCTGTATAGCTGGCTTTTGGCTATTTGAGAATTTCTATACACCTGATACCTATTCTCAACAAACAGAGAACGGACCAACAACTTCCGTAGCAAGTAATTTAATACCAGGTTCCACTACGGGAGATATTGTGGAGCATAGTCATTATATGCTGTCTTATAACGAACCTTTTGAGCAGGCGGAGTGGGTAGCTTATACGTTGAAAAAAGAACATTTGACCAATGATGACCGTAAACGACCTTATTTTATTGAGGACCCCAAGGTGCGAACAAAATCTGCCGATTGGCGAAATTATAAAGGGTCTGGCTATGATAGGGGGCATTTATGCCCTGCAGGAGATAGGAGGTTTACCGAACAAGCATATAACGAGACGTTTTATACTAGTAATATAAGCCCGCAAGACCGAGAATTTAATGCTGGTATTTGGAATGAATTAGAAATGCAAGTTCGTATTTGGGCCAAGCAGCACGGGGAAATTTTTGTGATTACTGCGGGCGTATTAGAAGAAGGTTTGGATGAAATAGGGCAAGAAGATGTTGATGTGCCCCGATATTATTACAAAATTGTAGCACGTGGTAACGGTGATGATTTAAAGATTTTAGCTTTTTTGATGGAAGGAAAACAAAGTTCTAAACCCTTAAAACGATTTGTGGTATCGGTTCATGAGGTTGAAAAACGTACGGGCATCGATTTTTTTCAAAAGATCTCCAAACAACAACAAGATCAGTTGGAAGCCAAAGTTGATACAGGTAGTTGGAAGTTTAAATTTTAA
- the rodA gene encoding rod shape-determining protein RodA: MAGKSVLKRLDWLSVLFYVLLLTIGWVNIYSSTFSESDSSIFDFGTLHGKQLFFILTSFASIVILLALEANFYERFSSVLYIISMVLLLGLFAFGKTIAGATSWYDLGFFNLQPSELAKVATALALAKYLSDIQTDIKRNKDQLYAFLIILIPAILIIPQPDPGSALVFFSLSFVIFREGLPIYYLGIAFFAILIFVTTLMFGTIWITIGIALILILFFLLKKKKFKVPVIPTVIAVVLTLLFSLSVDFVFNNVFEQRHRDRFSLWLRLEKDPAKLEQIRKTIGYNTYQSEKAIESGGFFGKGFLEGTRTKGDFVPEQHTDYIFSTVGEEWGFLGTATVVLLFTFLLLRLVYLSERQKTGFARMYGYGVISILLIHYFINIGMVIGVLPTIGIPLPFFSYGGSGLLFFTALLFIFLKLDANRLKEGI; this comes from the coding sequence ATGGCCGGTAAAAGTGTCCTCAAACGTCTTGATTGGCTTTCCGTTTTGTTTTATGTACTCCTATTGACAATTGGGTGGGTAAATATTTACTCCAGTACATTTTCCGAAAGCGATTCTTCTATATTCGACTTTGGAACACTTCATGGCAAACAGCTTTTCTTTATTCTTACCAGTTTTGCGTCTATCGTAATTCTATTGGCGCTAGAAGCCAACTTTTATGAGCGTTTCTCTAGTGTGCTCTATATAATATCAATGGTTCTACTGCTAGGTCTATTTGCTTTTGGTAAAACTATTGCCGGTGCAACTTCTTGGTATGACCTGGGGTTCTTTAACTTACAACCCTCTGAGCTCGCCAAAGTGGCCACAGCCCTTGCTTTAGCTAAATATCTGAGTGATATACAAACAGACATTAAACGGAATAAAGATCAGCTGTACGCATTCCTAATCATTTTGATTCCGGCAATATTAATTATACCTCAACCTGACCCTGGTAGTGCATTGGTTTTTTTCTCTTTAAGCTTTGTAATTTTTAGAGAAGGACTCCCTATCTATTATTTGGGAATCGCCTTTTTTGCCATTCTTATATTCGTAACCACGTTGATGTTCGGCACCATTTGGATTACTATTGGCATTGCACTTATATTGATTCTGTTCTTCCTCTTAAAAAAGAAAAAATTTAAGGTTCCGGTGATTCCGACCGTAATAGCAGTGGTTCTCACGCTTTTATTCTCCCTTTCGGTAGATTTTGTTTTCAACAATGTTTTTGAACAACGCCACCGTGACCGTTTCAGTCTTTGGTTACGTTTGGAAAAAGACCCTGCTAAACTAGAGCAAATCCGAAAGACGATTGGTTACAACACCTATCAGTCTGAAAAAGCAATTGAATCCGGTGGTTTCTTCGGAAAAGGTTTTTTAGAGGGGACGCGAACCAAAGGGGATTTTGTTCCTGAACAACATACAGATTATATCTTTAGTACCGTTGGTGAAGAATGGGGCTTTTTGGGCACAGCAACAGTAGTCTTACTTTTTACCTTTTTACTATTACGTCTGGTCTATCTATCAGAACGCCAAAAAACCGGCTTTGCCCGAATGTATGGTTACGGGGTAATTTCAATTCTATTGATACATTACTTTATTAATATTGGAATGGTTATTGGCGTACTGCCTACCATTGGTATTCCCCTACCCTTCTTTAGTTACGGTGGATCGGGACTTTTATTTTTTACGGCCCTATTGTTCATTTTCTTGAAGCTGGATGCAAACCGTTTAAAGGAAGGTATTTAA